The sequence GTACCACTACGGgatggtgacgacgacgaggacgatcaggctggcgagctcgtcggcgactGTGAACGGGAAGCAGAGGTACGCGGTGAACGGGGTGTCGCACGTGAACCCGGACACGCCGCTCAAGGTCGCCGACTACTACAAGATCGCCGGCGTGTTCTCTGTCGGGACCATCTCCGACAgcccctccggcggcggcggcggcggcgcctacCTCCAGACGGCGGTGATGGGGGCCAGCTACAGGGACTACGTCGAGATCGTGTTCGAGAACCCCGAGAACGAGGTGCAGTCGTGGCACATCGACGGCTACGCCTTCTGGGTCGTTGGGTATGCACGGAATCGTTTTCGCTCTCTTCATGAATTTTTAGAAGTGTTTGTAAATTTGATTTCTGTTTGATCTGAATGAGTTTGGAATTTGTGAGCAGAATGGATGGAGGGAAATGGTCGTCAGCGAGCAGGCAGGGCTACAACCTGCGGGATGCCGTTTCGCGGTACACTGTTCAGGTATGGGTGCTGTGTTTTTACTGATTTGTTCTGAATATGCTAGTGCCTTGAACTGAAACTGGAATTGATTTGCATCTTTGAATTTTGAACTAACTGAGAAGTCGAGTGGAAATGTCCAAACGATAGTGATAGTTTGAGTTGAATAGTCAATACTGGATACCACAGAAGTGTGGTTGAAACGGGGTTTATGGTTCAGTCAATTCAGGTTAACTTGAATCAGAATTTACTGAAGTTAGGCCGTCCAAGTGAATGTTCCTTTCTCAAATCCACCACAAAATGTGCCTGAAGAAATGTTTTTCAACTCAATAAATCCCTATTCTAAAGAAGCAGTGCAATCTTGAACACAAAGTGAATGTTCCTTTTAGCATGGCATTGATTATTCCAACTTGCGCATTTGGCCCGGCGTGTTGGATAAGCTCTCGCCAGTGCCCTTTCGGAAAACGATGTATTAGTGATCGATCTCCATCAGGGAAGTCATAGTGCCGCACTCACAAGCTTTGGGGAGTCCTTTCACCACATTTCACTATTTACTCTCCTTTCTAGAACTTCTCTTTCTTGAAAAATAgaactaaaaatatttcaagccAAGAAAGTCTTCATATTCTTTTTTAGATAATCTGAAGATAATGAAATTCTTCCATTTCTACATTGCTATCCTTGAAGTGTACTAGTATTTTTCATCTTGCTGAAGTATCTACCTTTCAAGCATTTTTTCTGAGCATTGTCAGTTCATTTTTCATTGCCATCTCTGGTGCAAAACTTGAGAACAGCTATGAAAtataacaaacaaacaaacacatcTCTGTCCCTTGTTTTGTGCAGTGATCATCATGATCTCACACACAAACTCTGTTTATTCCATCAGGTTTACCCTAATTCATGGACTGCGATCTACATGCCATTGGACAACGTGGGCATGTGGAACGTCCGGTCGGAGAACTGGGCGAGGCAGTACCTCGGGCAGCAGTTCTACCTCCGCGTCTGGACGTCGTCGACGTCGTGGCGCGACGAGTACCCCATCCCCAAGAACGCCCTCCTCTGCGGCCGCGCCGCTGGTCGCCGGACACGGCCGCTCTGAGAGGAAGACGAACGGCAGATTAAAGCAGCACCAGCTGAGAATCTGTGTCATGAGAGGATGACATTCATGCTGGTGTTTGACTGTGGAGTACTGTTAGGCACACACAAAAATTTCACCCCTGAATACTGAAAGATAGCTAGCTCATCAGACATATCTGAACTGCAGAATGGATGCAGTTTCTGAGTGCAGATCAGAGTTGGCACTGCCCTGAATTTGTTGCCATTGCATCATGTAATTGTTTTGGTGGTGGGTATAGTCGATATATCATTGTAGCGTCTTAAGTTGTTATGTTGTTCTTTTAAAAACAGGGATCCGATAATAAACTGAGTATATGTTACTGTCATGTTTACATCAATGGCATTGTTTTCTTGTTCGTTTGATATCTTGGTTATGTATTTTGGCTCTGTTCGTTCTGAGGAGATAGGGGAGATTGgttctcgttttccgcgtgcacgcttttcaaactactaaacggtgcgttttttgcaaaaaaaattttataggaaagttgctttaaaaaattatattaatccatttttaaaatttaaaatagttaatactcaattaatcatgagttaatggctcaccttgttttgcgtatctccccaatctcctcaatccccttcttctcaaacacacccttaagctACGATAAGAAGTCTGTATCTTGGGGGTGCTGATCTTAGGATAAGAATAGCCtggctgtcaaaaaaaaatgtaatcatCATGATTAATAGTAATTATCTAGAAAGAACTGATTAATGACCACACGTCTACACCTAACAACACATGGTTGACCAAGTGCTAGTACTGCGTGTGCAGAGAAGAGGACCAAGTAGCTGTACTGAGGAGTGAAGAAAGCGTATACTAGCACAACTGGGCTTTATAAAAACAGATTTTGCAGAAGTGAAGAAATGAATATAGCGCCTctagcagccgccgccggccgccggcagcCTGTATCCTCACACACCAGGGTTTGTAGATCCTTCCAAACAAAGAGTTACCTTCTTGTTTGAACTCTATGACATTTTACCGGTGACAAGGAACTTCAGGACAAACGAAAGCATGCACACTTTCTAGGTACTGAGGATTCTATACCAATGCTATGGGATGCCATACAGATGCtagaacatatataaaagtacTATTTTAATTGAAAATGCTACACACATATATAAGTAAATTCTTAAAAACTCTTTAAAAAGCTGATGTGGGACAATACAACAGCATCTTGACTTTCTATAACTACTTTGTGGATTAAATCAAACAACCGAGATATTTGTTAGTCTAAAAGTTACGTAGGAGCGTTTTAGTGCATATAGCACGGAAAGCGTTTTTTATTCTCGAGAAGATATCCCCTCTATTTTaaatgtcatctaaatagttataatatttttttttaaaaaaagtgacTAGATAGAttaatgaaatatatattactatgCACCCAcataagttcaaattcgactttcACAAGTTGTAAAAAGTGAATTTACGTAACTAAtactttaatttgtttatttataaCTTGTAGAGGTTGAatttgaccttttttttaagtgatatatttataaaaagtttatttttatgataatttagatATCATGCAAGAAAGGAGGGAATGTTTCTTGAGAAAAAACCACCTGCCATATGGCATTGCTCTTTTTTTATATCTTCATTTTTCGTCTTTTAAGACGGATTCACACTTAATAAAAAGAAATCCTTCACTACCACTTTCTTCAATCCCATTTCTATAGTACCAATTTACCACTCATAGTTACTAGCAATAGTGTTAAAAACAGGTGTTTCTTTTCTTTAGGCTAGCCATTACTCTTATTATCTTGCACATCACAAAGTTTGGgtaacaattttatttttcataagtCTGTGATGACGCCTTTTGAGGATAAGTACGTCGTGACATCTCTGGTGTTAATGTTTTCATCATGCCTAGTGACAGAAACTATATATGGAGCTAAAAATAGGTAAGTAGCAAAAGCCCCATATTATTCAGTTCATGTTTGGGTAAGAATAAAACATAGCCCAATACCATTATGACATCACCTTGGTCTCGTCCTCCTTTAGTTTAGAGATAAACCCTACCTGCAAGCAGTAACTGCTCTAGTGACGGAACAACGACAACAAAAGCTTAGTCTTGTGGCGACACTCCATCTCCTCCAACCCTGTTAGATAATGATATGCCGAAGAGAATATTGACCAATGTTAAAGCAATATAAGTAGGGAATATATAAAATAGGTAATGTACATATCGCCTATAATTTCTACTTCGAAAACGCGTATACGGGTGATTTAAGATCGACACCTAGTTTTAGTGAGGGAGATTCTAGCATCCCAAAACCCAGCAACGCTCCCTCCATCAACTCTCACAGGCTCTCCGACCATCCAACGGCCCCTATTTTttccccaccgccaccaccacctctccaCTATCCAACACatccccttcttttttttaaacaaaaaattCCTAATCGCAACCTCCTCCCCCTTCGCATTTGGCTTCCCCCTTCCTTCCTCACCCCAatgcctcctctccccttcttccctctcctctgCCCCCGACGCTCCCACGTCACTGCCAGGTAGGCCCCACCATGCACCAGCTTCATccccccgccccctcctccgcctcctcctcgccgtcgacgacgacggcgacgaccacgTCGCTCGTGTCGCGCGCCCGCACCGCGatccactccgccgccgcccgcgtcctCACCGACATCAAGGCCGACCTCCGAGGTACGTGCGCTTGCGCCCgccctacgccgccgccgctgctgcgctcTACGTCGGTTTTGTTGGTGTTTGGAATCTGACGGCATCCGGCCGGGATCGGCCGCGGCGCGTGCAGATGCGGACGGATCCGGGGCGCTCAGGGCGCCGTCCCCGCGGCCATCGGCGGATCGGCACCCCgactccatcgccgccgtcgtgggtTCGCCGCGAGACGAGGTACGCGGGTTAGCGAGTTGGGTTGGTGATGCGTGGTGGTGGATGGCGAGGCTGTGAGTTCGTCGGTGATAGGGGGTGGTGAACTGATTAGTTCCTGATGGAGTTGCTCGCGTTTCGACGATGACGAGTTATTGGTTTTGACCGTGCGTGGCTCTGTACTGGTAGTTCAAGTAAACAGTGTCGCTGTTCTGAATTGGGGCAGCTTTGGCGGGTAGAAATGGTCAGACAGTTCAGTTAGCAGCAGTAACTTTGGTTTGATGAGCTTTCCGAATGAACCATCCTGTAAATATCTAAAATGGTTCTTACACTGAGATTCCACGAGACTGTGTTTTTAGACCTTGTGGATAAGGTTGGGTTTTTTCATCGCAGTTCTAGTGGATCTGTCGGCtctaaaatagtaaattgtGGAGTTTGCGAGAGTAATAAGTGGGCGATTCTGTTATGGCTCTATAATTAGCATCTGATATTTGATCCACCTAGAAAGTCTTCTTTTTTGGTTAATGCTTACCATCCAATCTTGTGAACTTTCCCGTATACATGCAAGTTACATGCTAAGAGCCTGAAACTGCTAAAGAAAATCTTTCTTGCTTTCATAggctatataaatatatataaaatcttTCTTCAGGCCCCAGATATAATCTCCTCCCCAGATGGGGATACCACAAATATTGAACCTGACTCAACTTCTTCAACAAAGATGGCCTTTCCTTCAGTTTCAGTGGTTAAGCAGCTGGTTGCTGCCATTGAGTAAGTTTTCTCCTTAGCATATGTTATCCAGCATTTCGATTGGCCCCATATATTAtcaataattaatattaataaGGCACAAACTGCATTGCACCAATAATGCCTGCATCATATTGCATTTGCACTTGTGATCAAATTTTTATTCAAGTGAtttgttgttattattattattattattattattattttttggacTGTATGCACGATATATGTACAAACAATGTATTCTGTGCTCTTGTAGCAACGGTAAAAATTTCAAGTCAATGAATGATATGAGGTCTAATGGAGACCAATTACTGAAAGAGAAGGGGGGCTTGAGCTTATCTGTTGTCAAATCACTTGTTCGGCGTGAAAAGGATGAAAGATCGAGTTCTGAATTTGTTGGCGATGATGAAACACAATCTTTGATGTACACATTGTTCAAATTAGGTATGTTTTCGCTTTGTGTTCTCAGGATGTTTGCTTTAAGTGTGGCTATTCTGGCATTTGAATTATGATATATACTTGTCTTTTCAGAGGAGCATTTTCCCCATGACAAAAGTCAATGCAACTCAGAGTTGCATCACTCAATATCTTTGCCCAAGGATCTACACGGTGCACCACCTGGAAGTTTCACTCATCAAATAGCAGAGACTATTGGCAAAATAAGTTCTGTATACAAAATGGCGTTCTTTTGGCAATCCCTAGTTCTCGAGGTGAGAGTTTGTTGATAAAATGCCCTTGTTAAGAAATTGTTCCTTGGAAGTGATGTATACTTGCAATACAAAGATGTTAAGACACATGAGGTCATTACAGGAAGACCTGAAGTGAACTTGATCTGAGTGACTAGATATGAACAATCATAGCTAATATGAAGcaccatatttatttattttaattaatgcAGTTGAAGAAACTATGGTCCGATGGGCAACCGGTGCCTCGAATGCCACTGGATGCTGCTCCAGACTTGAATTGTTGTTTACTGCATCAAGAGATACAAGTTATAAATTGCTGCATTGCCAGGAAAAAACGGAGAAAAGCCGCCAAGGAATCACTGGATTCATTGTTAAAACGTGCAAGTATTGATAACTCCAATCACTTGTATTCAAATGGGGACTCTCCTGACAGCGAGATGTATATAAAAGGTAGTGCTGGTGACAATGTTCTTCGGCTTGGTGCTGATCATCCATCAGAGAACTTAACGTTGTTGGAAACTGGTGAGCTCGTATATTCTCCAACTCTGCAGGTAAGCTGTTGctttctctgtttcttttttcaggGAAGCTTTCTTTTACAATGAATCTGAGTACCTGTCAAAATCTATATTCAGGAAGGTCCCATTATGACAGCAGAGCTTataaaagaaacagaagaacTTGTCTTAAGGACTGGAAGGTATTCCAAGCTTTCTTATGTACCATTGTACTGCTAGCATGTATGATGTCAACCTTTCTTATATTTACTTGCTTTGGCAATCATTTGATACTGATCGCATCCAAGCACTTAATTTCAGTTTTAGTTAGGTATCAATAATCACTTTCTTTTGCAAATATGATCC is a genomic window of Oryza glaberrima chromosome 7, OglaRS2, whole genome shotgun sequence containing:
- the LOC127778873 gene encoding uncharacterized protein LOC127778873 isoform X2, which produces MHQLHPPAPSSASSSPSTTTATTTSLVSRARTAIHSAAARVLTDIKADLRDADGSGALRAPSPRPSADRHPDSIAAVVGSPRDEAPDIISSPDGDTTNIEPDSTSSTKMAFPSVSVVKQLVAAIDNGKNFKSMNDMRSNGDQLLKEKGGLSLSVVKSLVRREKDERSSSEFVGDDETQSLMYTLFKLEEHFPHDKSQCNSELHHSISLPKDLHGAPPGSFTHQIAETIGKISSVYKMAFFWQSLVLELKKLWSDGQPVPRMPLDAAPDLNCCLLHQEIQVINCCIARKKRRKAAKESLDSLLKRASIDNSNHLYSNGDSPDSEMYIKGSAGDNVLRLGADHPSENLTLLETGELVYSPTLQEGPIMTAELIKETEELVLRTGSVGAGCSQLLSDMQAFKAANPGCVLEDFIRWHSPPDWSEDCAASSAEVGEGSSRRGRLSERMQTKGNLWKELWGAAKPIPAVEQAPIYDEDLAVESIFDALEVIEPSKLFEQLLAVILSVCFVAAELVLPAGSNLSKLFYDCKDYILSIYQDDISKEKLDEICKVYETMEAIVTHPEETLQIMEAPDEKSPLESKNRFKIKLNFIGKDRHPLWKRAPKDPKEEKKSSPKDEKRSSEERSTKIFSNLLDKKVSIFSKKNAKPTTEVPPPPPPSSAPGPFDDSEWTIL
- the LOC127778873 gene encoding uncharacterized protein LOC127778873 isoform X1 — its product is MHQLHPPAPSSASSSPSTTTATTTSLVSRARTAIHSAAARVLTDIKADLRDADGSGALRAPSPRPSADRHPDSIAAVVGSPRDEAPDIISSPDGDTTNIEPDSTSSTKMAFPSVSVVKQLVAAIDNGKNFKSMNDMRSNGDQLLKEKGGLSLSVVKSLVRREKDERSSSEFVGDDETQSLMYTLFKLEEHFPHDKSQCNSELHHSISLPKDLHGAPPGSFTHQIAETIGKISSVYKMAFFWQSLVLELKKLWSDGQPVPRMPLDAAPDLNCCLLHQEIQVINCCIARKKRRKAAKESLDSLLKRASIDNSNHLYSNGDSPDSEMYIKGSAGDNVLRLGADHPSENLTLLETGELVYSPTLQEGPIMTAELIKETEELVLRTGSVGAGCSQLLSDMQAFKAANPGCVLEDFIRWHSPPDWSEDCAASSAEVGEGSSRRGRLSERMQTKEGNLWKELWGAAKPIPAVEQAPIYDEDLAVESIFDALEVIEPSKLFEQLLAVILSVCFVAAELVLPAGSNLSKLFYDCKDYILSIYQDDISKEKLDEICKVYETMEAIVTHPEETLQIMEAPDEKSPLESKNRFKIKLNFIGKDRHPLWKRAPKDPKEEKKSSPKDEKRSSEERSTKIFSNLLDKKVSIFSKKNAKPTTEVPPPPPPSSAPGPFDDSEWTIL